The Cydia amplana chromosome 19, ilCydAmpl1.1, whole genome shotgun sequence genome includes a window with the following:
- the LOC134656725 gene encoding SWI/SNF-related matrix-associated actin-dependent regulator of chromatin subfamily B member 1-A, with product MALRTYGDKPISFQIEEGGEFYCVGSEVGNYLRLFRGSLYKKYPGMVRRTLTNEERKRLVDNGLGQHVLSSSVSLLKASEVEDIIEGNDDKYKAVSVSQELATPRESKSKKPHNPSWMPVMPNSSHLDAVPQATQISRTRVHNKKVRTFPLCFDDTDMTAMLENASQKQILVPIRLDMEIEGQKLRDTFTWNKNESIITPEQFAEVLCDDLELNPSTFVPAVASSIRQQIDAFPSEPPAILEEQSDQRVVIKLNIHVGNTSLVDQVEWDMSEKENNPEAFATKLCAELGLGGEFVTGIAYSVRGQLGWHQRTFAFSEAPLPVVETPYRQPADAEAWAPFLETLTDAEMEKKIRDQDRNTRRMRRLANTTPGW from the exons ATGGCTTTACGGACGTACGGCGATAAGCCGATTAGTTTCCAGATTGAAGAAGGAGGAGAATTTTATTGTGTTGGCTCAGAG GTCGGCAATTACCTGCGGTTGTTCCGTGGGTCTCTATATAAAAAGTACCCTGGCATGGTCAGGAGGACCCTGACCAATGAAGAAAGAAAGCGTCTGGTAGACAATGGGCTGGGCCAGCATGTTCTATCAAGTTCTGTGTCACTGCTGAAAGCATCTGAAGTAGAAGATATTATTGAAGGCAATGAtgataa ATACAAAGCAGTATCAGTCAGTCAGGAGCTAGCGACGCCTCGGGAAAGTAAAAGTAAGAAGCCACATAACCCGTCATGGATGCCTGTGATGCCAAACTCCTCACACTTGGATGCGGTGCCTCAAGCCACTCAGATTAGCAGGACCAGGGTTCACAACAAGAAG GTGCGCACCTTCCCTCTATGCTTTGACGACACAGACATGACTGCGATGCTGGAGAACGCCTCGCAGAAGCAGATCCTCGTCCCGATCCGCCTTGACATGGAGATTGAGGGCCAGAAGCTCAGGGACACTTTCACTTGGAATAAGAATG AATCAATCATAACCCCAGAGCAATTCGCGGAGGTTCTCTGCGATGACCTGGAACTGAACCCGAGCACGTTCGTGCCCGCCGTGGCGTCCTCCATCCGACAGCAGATCGACGCGTTCCCGAGCGAGCCCCCGGCCATATTGGAGGAGCAGAGCGACCAGCGGGTTGTCATTAAGCTGAACATACACGTTGGGAACACTTCGCTTGTTGATCAG GTCGAGTGGGACATGTCAGAAAAGGAGAACAACCCGGAAGCATTCGCGACCAAGCTCTGCGCTGAACTAGGCCTAGGCGGGGAGTTTGTGACAGGCATCGCTTACTCCGTCCGCGGTCAGCTTGGCTGGCATCAGCGGACCTTCGCCTTCAGCGAGGCGCCTCTGCCTGTCGTTGAG ACGCCGTACCGCCAGCCCGCGGACGCGGAGGCCTGGGCCCCGTTCCTGGAGACCCTCACGGACGCGGAGATGGAGAAGAAGATCCGCGACCAGGACCGCAACACGCGCCGCATGCGCCGCCTCGCCAACACCACGCCCGGTTGGTAA